One part of the Janthinobacterium sp. 17J80-10 genome encodes these proteins:
- the queA gene encoding tRNA preQ1(34) S-adenosylmethionine ribosyltransferase-isomerase QueA, protein MYSLSDFDFDLPPELIAQLPLASRSASRLLEVDGSRLVDRQFAEIVDLLAPGDLLVFNDTRVLKARFFGVKQSGGKVEVLIERILDNLTVHAQVRASKSPQPGSTIRLADAFEVTVGERAGEFYTLSFPSDVFELVEAHGRLPLPPYIAHAADEVDEERYQTVYARQPGAVAAPTAGLHFDEALLARLRDRGVKMAFVTLHVGAGTFQPVRSENLAEHQMHSEWYTISQETVDAVRATQAAGHAVVAVGTTSLRALESASQSGSLQAGSADTRLFITPGYAFKTVTRLVTNFHLPKSTLLMLVSAFAGYETIRAAYLHAIAQKYRFFSYGDAMLLTLKKIC, encoded by the coding sequence ATGTATTCACTTTCCGATTTTGATTTTGACCTGCCGCCCGAGCTGATTGCGCAACTGCCGCTGGCCTCGCGCAGCGCCTCGCGCCTGCTGGAGGTCGACGGCAGCCGCCTGGTGGACCGGCAATTCGCTGAAATTGTCGATTTGCTCGCGCCAGGCGATTTGCTGGTGTTTAACGATACCCGCGTATTGAAGGCGCGTTTTTTTGGCGTCAAGCAAAGCGGCGGCAAGGTCGAGGTGCTGATCGAGCGCATTCTCGACAACTTAACCGTCCACGCCCAGGTACGCGCCTCCAAGTCGCCGCAGCCGGGCAGCACGATCCGCCTGGCCGATGCCTTCGAGGTGACGGTGGGCGAGCGCGCCGGCGAGTTTTATACCCTGTCCTTCCCGTCCGACGTGTTCGAGCTGGTGGAGGCGCACGGCCGCCTGCCGCTGCCGCCGTACATCGCGCATGCCGCCGATGAAGTCGACGAGGAGCGTTACCAGACTGTCTACGCGCGGCAGCCGGGCGCGGTCGCTGCGCCCACCGCCGGCCTGCATTTCGACGAGGCGCTGCTTGCGCGCCTGCGCGACAGGGGCGTGAAGATGGCCTTTGTCACCCTGCACGTGGGCGCCGGCACCTTCCAGCCGGTGCGCAGCGAAAACCTGGCCGAGCACCAGATGCATAGCGAGTGGTACACGATTTCCCAGGAAACCGTGGACGCCGTGCGCGCTACACAAGCAGCCGGCCATGCCGTGGTGGCAGTGGGCACCACCAGCCTGCGCGCGCTGGAATCGGCGTCGCAATCGGGCAGCCTGCAGGCCGGCAGCGCCGACACGCGCTTGTTCATTACGCCCGGTTATGCCTTCAAGACCGTCACGCGGCTGGTGACGAATTTCCATTTGCCGAAGTCGACGCTGCTGATGCTGGTTTCGGCGTTTGCCGGCTACGAGACGATCCGCGCTGCCTACCTGCACGCGATTGCGCAGAAATACCGGTTTTTCAGCTATGGCGATGCCATGCTGCTCACGTTGAAAAAAATATGCTGA
- the recG gene encoding ATP-dependent DNA helicase RecG, whose product MPAPKPGPTAKSAARPGAAAPAARKAAGKKAASPNKLADKLARLGLQTANDLALHLPLRYEDETQVVQIAEAGFMGGGVAQVEGIVTACDVQFRPRRQLVVTIADDSGPLVMRFLNFYGSQTKQLAEGTRVRARGEVRHGFFGAEMVHPAYKVINEGAPLPTALTPVYPAGEGLSQALLRRAILDALAQIDWHDTLPEPLRASLKLMSFEAAVRLLHNPPADVDEHALEERSHPAWIRMKFDELLAQQLSLKRAQLARRNKGAAPLTRTAEISAELLAALPFSLTPAQQRVLDEIRADLRQPFPMQRLLQGDVGSGKTVVAALAAAQAIDSGYQAVLMAPTEILAEQHFHKIAAWLEPLGVPVAWLTGSLKKKEKQAALAKIESGHARLVIGTHALIQDGVQFEQLGLVVVDEQHRFGVGQRLALRNKGLADAAATDDSNGGATVPHQLMMSATPIPRTLAMTYYADLEVSVIDQLPPGRTPIVTRVVDQNRREEVIARVHAAAQEGRQAYWVCPLIEESEALQLQTATDTHAALAAALPDLRVGLVHGRLKPAEKQMVMDAFIRGDTHVLVATTVIEVGVDVPNASLMVIEHAERFGLSQLHQLRGRVGRGAAASVCLLLYQGPLGPVARQRLMTMRETTDGFEIARRDLEIRGPGEFLGARQSGQALLRFADLETDQWLVEKARETAHMLLQNDPATVARHLARWLGEKEEFLKV is encoded by the coding sequence ATGCCCGCACCGAAACCCGGACCGACTGCCAAATCCGCCGCCAGGCCAGGCGCTGCCGCGCCGGCCGCCCGCAAGGCAGCCGGCAAGAAAGCCGCGTCCCCCAACAAGCTCGCCGACAAGCTGGCGCGGCTGGGCCTGCAGACGGCAAATGACCTGGCGTTGCACCTGCCGCTGCGTTACGAGGATGAAACCCAGGTCGTGCAAATTGCCGAAGCCGGCTTCATGGGCGGCGGGGTGGCCCAGGTCGAAGGCATCGTGACTGCGTGCGACGTGCAATTCCGCCCGCGCCGGCAACTGGTCGTGACGATTGCCGACGACAGCGGCCCGCTGGTCATGCGCTTCCTGAATTTTTACGGCAGCCAGACCAAGCAGCTTGCGGAAGGCACGCGGGTGCGCGCGCGCGGCGAAGTGCGCCACGGCTTTTTCGGCGCCGAGATGGTGCACCCGGCCTACAAGGTCATCAACGAAGGCGCGCCGCTGCCCACCGCCCTGACCCCGGTCTATCCGGCCGGCGAAGGCCTGTCGCAGGCGCTCCTGCGCCGCGCCATCCTGGACGCCCTGGCGCAAATCGACTGGCACGACACCCTGCCGGAACCCCTGCGCGCCTCGCTCAAGCTCATGTCATTCGAAGCCGCGGTGCGCCTGCTGCACAACCCGCCGGCCGACGTCGACGAGCATGCCCTGGAAGAGCGCTCGCACCCGGCCTGGATCCGCATGAAATTCGACGAGCTGCTGGCGCAGCAGCTATCGCTCAAGCGCGCCCAACTGGCCCGCCGCAACAAGGGCGCCGCGCCGCTGACGCGCACGGCCGAGATTTCTGCGGAATTGCTTGCCGCGCTGCCCTTCAGCCTGACCCCGGCGCAGCAGCGCGTGCTCGATGAAATCCGCGCCGACCTGCGCCAGCCCTTCCCCATGCAGCGCCTGCTGCAGGGCGATGTCGGCAGCGGCAAGACGGTGGTGGCGGCGCTGGCGGCGGCACAAGCCATCGACAGCGGCTACCAGGCGGTGCTGATGGCGCCCACGGAAATCCTCGCCGAGCAGCATTTCCACAAGATCGCCGCCTGGCTGGAGCCGCTCGGCGTGCCCGTGGCCTGGCTGACCGGCAGCCTGAAGAAAAAAGAAAAACAGGCGGCCCTGGCAAAAATCGAATCCGGCCATGCCCGCCTGGTGATCGGCACGCACGCCCTGATCCAGGACGGCGTGCAGTTCGAGCAGCTGGGCCTGGTGGTGGTGGACGAGCAGCACCGCTTCGGCGTCGGCCAGCGCCTGGCGTTGCGCAACAAGGGCCTGGCCGACGCCGCGGCAACGGATGACAGCAATGGCGGCGCCACCGTGCCGCACCAGTTGATGATGTCGGCCACGCCCATCCCGCGCACGCTTGCCATGACGTATTACGCCGACCTCGAAGTATCGGTGATCGACCAGCTGCCGCCCGGGCGCACGCCCATCGTCACGCGCGTGGTCGACCAGAACCGGCGCGAGGAAGTCATCGCGCGCGTGCATGCGGCGGCGCAGGAAGGCCGCCAGGCCTACTGGGTCTGCCCGCTCATTGAAGAGTCCGAAGCGCTGCAATTGCAGACCGCCACCGACACCCATGCCGCGCTGGCCGCAGCCTTGCCGGACCTGCGCGTGGGCCTGGTGCACGGGCGCCTGAAACCCGCGGAAAAACAAATGGTGATGGATGCCTTCATCCGCGGCGACACCCACGTGCTGGTCGCCACCACCGTCATCGAAGTCGGCGTGGATGTGCCCAATGCCTCGCTCATGGTCATCGAGCATGCCGAGCGCTTCGGCCTGTCGCAGTTGCACCAGTTGCGCGGGCGCGTCGGCCGCGGGGCGGCGGCCAGCGTCTGCCTGCTGCTGTACCAGGGCCCGCTCGGCCCCGTCGCCCGCCAGCGCCTGATGACCATGCGCGAAACCACCGACGGCTTCGAGATTGCCCGGCGCGACCTGGAAATCCGCGGCCCCGGCGAATTCCTCGGCGCGCGCCAGTCGGGCCAGGCGCTGCTGCGCTTTGCCGATCTTGAAACCGACCAGTGGCTGGTAGAAAAAGCGCGCGAGACTGCGCACATGCTGCTGCAAAATGATCCCGCCACGGTCGCCAGGCACCTGGCGCGCTGGCTTGGCGAAAAAGAAGAATTCCTGAAAGTGTAG
- a CDS encoding hydrogen peroxide-inducible genes activator: MTLTELKYIVAVSRHKHFGHAAEACFVAQPTLSVAIKKLEDELGVVIFERGGTEVSVTPLGAQIVAQAEHVLEQTAAIKELAKQNKDPLSGPFRLGVIYTIAPYLLPQLVKTMIERVPQMPLILQENFTTRLIELLRQGELDAAIMALPLPSAGLQTQALYDEPFVVATPRHHPWARRETIAAEDLKSETMLLLGAGHCFRDQVLEVCPEMARFSTAGDGIARTFEGSSLETIRHMVASGIGLTVLPAASVPAASAPDGMLQYVPFAEPVPSRRVVMAWRKSFTRQAALEAVRQAILSCNLAGATMLPDANITES, encoded by the coding sequence ATGACCTTAACCGAATTGAAATACATCGTCGCCGTTTCGCGCCACAAGCATTTCGGTCATGCCGCCGAAGCCTGCTTCGTTGCCCAGCCCACCCTGTCGGTGGCAATCAAGAAACTGGAAGACGAGCTGGGCGTGGTCATCTTCGAGCGCGGCGGCACCGAAGTGTCCGTGACACCGCTGGGCGCGCAAATCGTCGCGCAGGCCGAACACGTGCTGGAACAGACTGCCGCCATCAAGGAACTCGCCAAGCAGAACAAGGACCCGCTTTCCGGGCCATTCCGCCTCGGCGTCATCTATACCATTGCCCCCTACCTGCTGCCGCAACTGGTCAAGACCATGATCGAGCGCGTGCCGCAGATGCCCCTGATCCTGCAGGAAAACTTCACCACGCGCCTGATCGAATTGCTGCGCCAGGGCGAACTCGATGCCGCCATCATGGCGCTGCCCTTGCCCAGCGCCGGCCTGCAGACGCAAGCCCTGTACGACGAACCCTTCGTGGTCGCCACACCCAGGCACCACCCCTGGGCCAGGCGCGAAACGATTGCCGCAGAAGACCTGAAATCGGAAACCATGCTGCTGCTCGGCGCCGGCCACTGCTTCCGCGACCAGGTACTGGAAGTCTGCCCGGAAATGGCGCGCTTTTCCACGGCAGGCGACGGCATTGCCCGCACCTTCGAAGGCTCGTCGCTGGAAACCATCCGCCACATGGTGGCCTCGGGCATCGGCCTGACGGTGCTGCCGGCCGCGTCGGTGCCGGCGGCGAGCGCGCCGGACGGCATGCTGCAATACGTCCCCTTCGCCGAGCCCGTGCCGTCGCGCCGGGTGGTGATGGCCTGGCGCAAGAGCTTCACCCGCCAGGCCGCGCTCGAAGCCGTGCGCCAGGCCATCCTTTCCTGCAATCTGGCCGGCGCGACCATGCTGCCCGACGCCAACATCACTGAAAGCTAG
- the ubiA gene encoding 4-hydroxybenzoate octaprenyltransferase: MHTATTTENRLQLYLRLVRMNKPIGILLLLWPTLIALWLAADGHPDWRLVVIFSIGTALMRSAGCAINDYADRDFDRHVKRTVDRPITSGKVSGREALAVAAVLAIAAFLLILPFLNLLTLQLSVVAVVLAATYPFFKRFFPIPQAYLGIAYGFGIPMAYAATLDSVPATAWLLLAASVFWTLAYDTEYAMVDRDDDIRIGIKTSALTFGRFDVAIIMLCYAVALLTILAIGWHAGLRGWFIAGWAIAVGCAIYHYGLIRGRERMRCFAAFLHNNWLGAALFAGVALDYALR; encoded by the coding sequence ATGCACACCGCCACGACGACTGAAAACCGCCTGCAACTCTACCTGCGCCTGGTGCGCATGAACAAGCCGATCGGCATCCTGCTGCTGCTGTGGCCGACCCTGATCGCCCTGTGGCTGGCCGCCGACGGCCATCCCGACTGGCGCCTGGTCGTCATCTTCAGCATCGGCACCGCGCTCATGCGTTCGGCCGGCTGCGCCATCAACGATTATGCCGACCGCGACTTCGACCGCCACGTCAAGCGCACGGTCGACCGCCCCATCACCTCCGGCAAGGTCAGCGGCCGCGAAGCGCTGGCCGTCGCCGCCGTGCTTGCCATCGCCGCATTCCTTTTGATCCTGCCCTTCCTGAACCTGCTGACGCTGCAACTGTCGGTCGTCGCCGTGGTGCTGGCCGCCACGTATCCGTTTTTCAAGCGCTTCTTCCCCATACCGCAGGCTTACCTGGGCATTGCCTACGGCTTCGGCATCCCCATGGCCTATGCCGCCACACTGGACAGCGTGCCCGCCACGGCCTGGCTGCTGCTGGCGGCCAGCGTGTTCTGGACCCTGGCGTATGACACCGAGTATGCGATGGTGGACCGCGACGACGATATCCGCATCGGCATCAAGACATCCGCCCTGACCTTCGGCCGCTTCGATGTCGCCATCATCATGCTGTGCTACGCGGTGGCCCTGCTGACGATCCTGGCCATCGGCTGGCACGCCGGCCTGCGCGGCTGGTTCATCGCCGGCTGGGCCATCGCCGTCGGCTGCGCCATCTACCACTATGGCCTGATCCGCGGACGCGAGCGCATGCGCTGCTTTGCCGCATTCCTTCACAACAACTGGCTCGGCGCCGCCCTCTTTGCCGGGGTCGCCCTGGATTACGCGTTGCGCTGA
- a CDS encoding DUF883 family protein codes for MEYGSQTANTADSLAGDLKNAAADAGDALKNTGQQLGDQLGERYQGARAKFQKTMGTAKTNLSAMEEKVGARTRDAVDTTDQFVKEHPWQSVGIGAVAGLVIGFLMMRR; via the coding sequence ATGGAATACGGCTCACAAACGGCAAATACCGCTGATTCGCTGGCTGGCGACCTGAAGAATGCCGCGGCAGATGCGGGCGATGCCCTCAAAAATACCGGGCAGCAGCTTGGCGACCAGTTGGGCGAACGCTACCAGGGCGCGCGTGCAAAATTCCAGAAAACCATGGGCACGGCCAAAACCAACCTGTCCGCAATGGAAGAAAAAGTCGGTGCACGCACCCGCGATGCCGTCGACACCACCGACCAGTTCGTCAAGGAACATCCCTGGCAATCGGTCGGCATCGGCGCAGTCGCCGGGCTGGTGATTGGCTTTCTGATGATGCGACGCTAG
- a CDS encoding VOC family protein: MKPRISLLTLGVDDLERSLRFYRDGLGLVTQGKIGTEFEDGAVAFFDLQAQLKLALYPRKSLLKEAGLPLTARGAPGLSIAHNVSSKSEVDAVMLQAANAGAAIIKPAQDTFWGGYAGYFQDPDGHLWEVAWNPQWPVPE, from the coding sequence ATGAAACCTCGCATCAGCCTGCTGACACTCGGTGTCGATGACCTGGAGCGATCGCTTCGATTTTATCGCGATGGCTTGGGTCTAGTGACGCAAGGCAAAATTGGTACGGAGTTTGAGGATGGCGCCGTCGCCTTCTTTGATTTGCAGGCGCAACTGAAGCTCGCGCTTTATCCGCGCAAGAGTCTTTTGAAGGAAGCTGGGTTGCCATTGACGGCGCGAGGTGCCCCGGGTTTGAGCATTGCGCACAATGTTTCTTCAAAGTCCGAGGTGGACGCGGTCATGCTGCAGGCAGCAAATGCCGGCGCCGCCATCATCAAGCCGGCGCAAGATACTTTCTGGGGCGGCTACGCCGGCTATTTTCAAGACCCGGACGGTCATCTTTGGGAAGTGGCCTGGAATCCGCAATGGCCTGTCCCGGAATAA
- a CDS encoding PHB depolymerase family esterase translates to MSTLAVSAHALTPGSGTWVKETNLFGLQDAYTYVPKNTAPATIGKGRALMLTLHGCGMTAAGNVINRKYNWEDTAEQYGMVVIAPTVPSGTTATRTYAGCWDWFGGNHSRTTRDEAILLKLVDAVRARPELDIDITQIYVTGLSSGGGLVVDLGCVAPDYFAGMGINAGPALYTPGNAGVGSKSTRTPQQVADTCKQIAGSYSTALQTQITSVVNGSSDGVVDPTHDWTNRDGMKIAYGATTGAGTFTDVKSTGTLWQDSASHLRVSYIEATGMGHAWPAGPGGSGGGTYVDYTHVNYPAYVTKFFFDNNLRVERGDPKPVVASCSASVASPTATAVTINGAATDNGSIASYSVTISGPSPSTDNAAGSGASFSKQYAALANGSYTAKVAATDNVGGVSAAPCTASFQIGPITLVPPSDVTAPAASITASAITLTWSNVAGATSYTVTRTGGSAGTVVASVAAAGGATTSFNATGLEEKTQYTFTVQAANSSGTSGASAALVVTTKSSWICTATTASNYAHVQAGRAYVVSGYAHANGSNTRMGLNNTFYTSKLAQTSAGYYIVGDCPSSP, encoded by the coding sequence TTGAGCACTCTGGCAGTCTCTGCCCATGCATTAACCCCGGGCAGCGGTACCTGGGTCAAGGAAACCAACCTGTTCGGACTGCAGGATGCCTATACCTATGTGCCCAAAAATACTGCGCCTGCCACGATCGGCAAGGGCCGCGCACTGATGCTCACCCTGCATGGCTGCGGGATGACCGCCGCGGGCAACGTGATTAACCGGAAATACAACTGGGAAGACACGGCCGAACAATACGGCATGGTCGTGATTGCGCCGACCGTGCCTTCCGGCACGACTGCCACGCGCACTTATGCCGGGTGCTGGGATTGGTTCGGCGGCAACCATAGCCGCACGACGCGTGATGAAGCCATCCTGCTGAAGCTGGTCGATGCGGTGAGAGCCCGCCCTGAACTGGATATCGACATTACCCAGATTTACGTCACCGGCTTGTCGTCCGGCGGTGGACTGGTCGTCGACCTGGGATGCGTGGCCCCCGATTATTTTGCCGGCATGGGCATCAATGCCGGACCGGCGCTTTACACGCCGGGCAATGCCGGCGTGGGTTCAAAATCGACCCGCACGCCGCAGCAAGTGGCTGACACCTGCAAGCAGATTGCCGGCAGCTACAGCACTGCCCTGCAAACCCAGATCACCTCGGTCGTCAATGGCTCGTCCGATGGCGTTGTCGATCCCACCCATGACTGGACCAACCGCGATGGCATGAAGATCGCCTACGGCGCCACGACCGGCGCAGGTACCTTCACCGATGTGAAAAGCACGGGTACCTTATGGCAAGACAGTGCCAGCCACCTGCGGGTTTCCTATATCGAGGCAACCGGCATGGGTCATGCTTGGCCGGCCGGTCCCGGCGGCAGTGGTGGCGGAACCTATGTTGACTATACTCACGTCAATTATCCCGCTTATGTCACCAAGTTTTTCTTTGACAATAACCTGCGCGTCGAGCGCGGCGATCCCAAGCCGGTTGTCGCTAGCTGTTCTGCTTCGGTTGCCTCGCCCACGGCTACTGCTGTGACGATCAACGGCGCTGCGACGGATAACGGTTCGATTGCCAGCTACAGCGTGACGATCAGCGGCCCGTCGCCGTCGACCGATAATGCGGCAGGCAGCGGCGCAAGCTTCAGCAAGCAATATGCTGCGCTTGCCAATGGCAGCTATACCGCCAAGGTTGCCGCCACCGACAATGTCGGCGGCGTCTCGGCTGCGCCTTGCACGGCTTCGTTCCAGATCGGGCCAATTACCCTGGTGCCGCCTTCCGATGTCACCGCACCGGCCGCATCCATCACGGCCAGTGCAATCACTCTGACCTGGTCCAATGTCGCTGGCGCGACGAGCTATACCGTTACCCGTACTGGCGGTTCTGCCGGCACGGTCGTGGCATCGGTTGCAGCGGCAGGCGGCGCGACGACGAGCTTCAACGCAACGGGCCTGGAGGAGAAAACGCAATATACCTTCACCGTGCAGGCAGCCAATTCGTCCGGCACCAGCGGCGCATCGGCGGCATTGGTGGTGACGACCAAGTCCTCGTGGATTTGCACTGCAACGACCGCCAGCAATTATGCGCACGTGCAGGCTGGCCGCGCGTATGTCGTCAGCGGTTATGCGCATGCCAATGGTTCCAATACCAGGATGGGCCTGAACAATACGTTCTATACCAGCAAGCTGGCACAAACCTCGGCAGGCTATTACATCGTGGGCGACTGCCCCTCGTCACCGTAA
- a CDS encoding YkvA family protein: MTLLDSAIGWARRIKRDVVAVYFAARDPETPLAVRILALAVAAYALSPIDLIPDFIPVLGYLDDVLIVPLGLLIVVRLLPPHVLASAREKAAAALSRPRSKVAAAVIICIWLLLLAGASYYLFR; this comes from the coding sequence ATGACACTGCTCGATTCAGCAATCGGCTGGGCCCGACGCATCAAGCGGGATGTCGTCGCCGTTTATTTTGCCGCCCGCGATCCGGAAACGCCGTTGGCCGTCCGCATCCTGGCGCTCGCGGTTGCCGCTTATGCGCTCAGCCCGATCGATCTCATACCCGACTTCATTCCAGTGCTTGGCTACCTTGATGATGTGCTTATCGTGCCGCTCGGCTTGCTGATCGTGGTGCGTCTTTTGCCGCCGCACGTGCTTGCCTCTGCGCGCGAAAAGGCCGCGGCGGCGCTCAGCCGGCCTCGCAGTAAAGTTGCGGCGGCTGTCATCATTTGCATCTGGCTGCTGCTTCTGGCGGGTGCCTCGTACTACCTGTTTCGATAA
- a CDS encoding GNAT family N-acetyltransferase, producing MQIRDFQPDDAEVVNALALSAFAQYKAQYIDWDVFSQNIQRMSLLSGIGEIILAEEDDEICGAVAYIGPHRPKADFFDPRWPIIRMLVVNPNNRGKGAGRSLTNACVERAKRDKSSVIALHTSPMMEVALNMYLRMGFAWAREAPALHGVPYDVYIKNLGSDF from the coding sequence ATGCAGATAAGAGATTTTCAGCCAGATGATGCCGAAGTTGTGAATGCACTGGCACTTTCTGCCTTTGCGCAATACAAGGCTCAATACATAGACTGGGATGTGTTCTCTCAGAATATACAGAGGATGTCTTTGTTATCCGGCATTGGTGAAATTATCCTTGCGGAAGAGGATGATGAAATTTGTGGCGCTGTCGCGTATATCGGCCCGCACCGGCCCAAGGCAGATTTTTTTGATCCGAGATGGCCGATTATCCGTATGCTGGTTGTAAATCCGAATAATAGAGGTAAAGGCGCGGGGCGTAGCCTAACGAACGCGTGTGTTGAACGTGCTAAACGAGATAAGTCCTCGGTAATAGCGCTTCATACGTCGCCAATGATGGAGGTTGCGCTAAATATGTATCTACGGATGGGTTTTGCGTGGGCGCGCGAGGCACCTGCCCTTCATGGAGTCCCTTATGATGTCTATATTAAAAACTTGGGGAGTGATTTTTAA
- a CDS encoding alpha/beta fold hydrolase: MVAIVLLPGMDGTGAMFAGLASALKEECRTIVVSYPETQPLGYRELEAYARAALPTDEPYILLGESFSGPIAISLAASKPAGLKGLVLCCTFARNPVPWLSPLKGLVKRLPFPYHLTSLSAPFLFGRFSTADLRSTLRQVLSRVPTSTLRARLCAVLGIDFSQKMREVEVPILYLRAAEDRIVSKSASRYMQALVPTMKIIELKAPHLLLQAIPIEAGKIVGNFAMEATTTFNSSLNRDGNSAAAL, translated from the coding sequence ATGGTCGCTATTGTTCTTCTTCCTGGCATGGATGGCACCGGCGCGATGTTTGCTGGATTGGCTTCCGCTCTCAAAGAAGAATGCCGAACCATCGTTGTTTCCTATCCTGAAACCCAACCGCTAGGTTATCGTGAGCTTGAAGCCTATGCTCGGGCCGCGCTGCCTACGGATGAACCATATATTTTGCTTGGTGAGTCGTTCTCTGGGCCTATCGCTATTTCATTGGCCGCTTCAAAACCGGCTGGCTTAAAAGGATTGGTTCTCTGCTGTACTTTTGCCCGTAATCCTGTGCCTTGGCTAAGTCCTTTAAAGGGCTTAGTTAAGCGATTGCCGTTTCCCTATCATCTCACCAGTTTAAGTGCGCCTTTTCTGTTCGGGCGGTTTTCGACAGCTGATCTACGTAGTACTTTGCGGCAGGTCTTATCTCGTGTTCCTACAAGTACATTACGTGCGCGCCTGTGTGCAGTTCTCGGAATAGATTTCTCACAAAAAATGAGGGAAGTGGAAGTTCCGATTCTCTATCTTCGGGCCGCCGAAGACCGAATTGTTTCGAAGTCAGCTTCACGCTATATGCAAGCCTTGGTACCCACAATGAAAATTATCGAGTTAAAGGCGCCCCATCTTTTGTTGCAGGCTATACCTATCGAAGCAGGTAAAATAGTTGGAAATTTTGCAATGGAGGCGACAACAACTTTTAACTCGTCGCTCAACCGGGACGGCAATAGTGCCGCCGCCCTTTAG
- a CDS encoding IS3 family transposase: protein MKEQREHHAVDKMCRWMGVSRSGYYKWLHREPSEQAVRRAHVHAAVVHTFDRFKKRYGAPRIAVELKESGIACSVNHIARLMAESGLKARNGKNFKFFPSANAINYVSDNLLKRDFSAAAPNEKWVSDITYIKLDKGYAYLAVIMDLFSRQIIGWALDATMTTDLICKAFNMAVTRRQVKPGLILHSDRGVQYRSSEYQGLLYDHGIRPSMSRKGNCWDNAAMEAFFARLKVESIYAEPPCNKEQAYASVFEYIELFYNGVRRHSANNYKSPRQHEADYYAQYA, encoded by the coding sequence ATGAAAGAGCAACGCGAGCACCACGCGGTGGACAAGATGTGCAGATGGATGGGCGTGAGCCGATCTGGCTATTACAAGTGGCTACATCGCGAGCCGAGCGAGCAGGCTGTACGACGAGCCCATGTCCATGCCGCCGTCGTTCATACTTTTGATCGCTTCAAGAAGCGCTATGGAGCGCCGCGTATTGCGGTGGAACTTAAGGAGTCTGGCATCGCCTGCAGCGTCAATCATATTGCCCGGCTGATGGCCGAGTCAGGTCTCAAGGCACGCAATGGAAAGAACTTTAAATTCTTCCCATCGGCCAATGCCATCAATTATGTCAGTGACAATTTGCTGAAACGCGACTTTAGCGCCGCTGCACCGAACGAAAAGTGGGTGTCGGATATCACCTACATCAAGCTGGATAAGGGATATGCGTATCTGGCGGTCATCATGGATTTGTTCTCGCGTCAGATAATCGGCTGGGCGCTGGACGCCACCATGACCACTGATCTGATTTGCAAAGCATTTAACATGGCAGTGACGCGGCGCCAGGTGAAGCCTGGACTGATCCTGCATTCCGATCGAGGGGTGCAATACCGGTCGTCTGAATATCAGGGGTTGCTATATGACCACGGTATTCGCCCGAGTATGAGCCGCAAGGGCAATTGCTGGGACAATGCCGCCATGGAAGCGTTCTTTGCACGTCTGAAGGTCGAATCGATCTATGCGGAGCCACCATGCAACAAGGAGCAAGCCTATGCCAGCGTTTTTGAATATATCGAGCTGTTCTACAATGGTGTGCGACGGCATTCTGCCAACAACTACAAAAGCCCAAGACAACATGAAGCAGACTATTATGCGCAATATGCGTAA
- a CDS encoding transposase, translating into MTKNKQQKNKYNHYTEDFRREAVRRSDDPGTSAVEVARELGIHPGQIYNWRQQYKRLSDKQFNSVQGVDYSKEESEEVRKLKREIADLKEERDFLKKAAAYFSNQKR; encoded by the coding sequence ATGACGAAAAACAAACAGCAAAAAAACAAGTACAACCACTATACCGAGGACTTTCGGCGCGAGGCAGTTCGGCGCTCGGATGATCCAGGCACTTCTGCGGTCGAGGTTGCCCGAGAACTGGGTATTCATCCCGGTCAGATCTATAACTGGCGGCAGCAGTACAAGCGCCTGTCGGATAAGCAGTTCAACAGCGTGCAGGGCGTTGACTATTCGAAGGAGGAAAGCGAAGAGGTGCGCAAGCTCAAACGCGAAATTGCCGACCTCAAGGAGGAGCGCGATTTCCTAAAAAAAGCGGCTGCGTACTTCTCGAACCAAAAGCGATGA